In a genomic window of Macadamia integrifolia cultivar HAES 741 unplaced genomic scaffold, SCU_Mint_v3 scaffold1688, whole genome shotgun sequence:
- the LOC122064590 gene encoding protein HYPER-SENSITIVITY-RELATED 4-like, which translates to MTMSSTNMPSVQTILSTAASVAASVMLVRTILQDFLPEQVQDYVSSGLRRLINSFSSELTIVIDEFDKLTNNQVYEAAEIYLGNRISPNTQTLRISKSEKEKSLKVAMVKYEEMVDTFDGIQFKWSLVCTKIESNKVSSSVFIRNTEKVLQSYLTHILEQSKSTKGENKTLKLFTVNESGLYDNFADAWVSINLDHAATFDTLAMDVELKRMVMEDLERFVQRKEFHRRVGKAWKRGYLLYGPPVTLSGLLNFTDGLWSSCGDERIIVFTTNHKDRLDPALLRLGGIDMHIHMSFCTPSGFKILASNYLQINDHPLFTEIEELIEKVKVTPAMVAEELMKKGNLEVALKGLLEFLHSKEKESEEAKISETQKEDPDKKKRVDYSI; encoded by the exons ATGACTATGTCTTCTACTAATATGCCCTCTGTCCAAACCATATTATCCACGGCTGCTTCTGTGGCAGCTTCGGTGATGCTTGTCCGGACTATATTGCAGGACTTCTTACCTGAACAGGTCCAAGATTATGTTTCCTCTGGCCTTCGGAGACTCATCAACTCTTTCTCCTCGGAACTGACTATTGTCATCGACGAATTTGATAAGCTGACAAACAATCAAGTCTATGAAGCTGCAGAGATCTACTTGGGCAACAGGATCTCTCCCAACACCCAGACACTAAGAATTAGCAAATCCGAAAAGGAGAAAAGCCTCAAGGTAGCCATGGTAAAATATGAAGAGATGGTCGATACCTTCGATGGTATTCAATTCAAATGGAGTTTGGTCTGCACCAAAATTGAATCCAATAAGGTTTCGAGCTCAGTTTTCATAAGAAATACAGAGAAGGTGTTGCAATCTTACTTGACTCACATATTGGAGCAATCTAAGTCCACAAAAGGAGAGAATAAGACACTGAAGCTCTTCACGGTGAACGAAAGTGGTCTATATGACAACTTTGCAGATGCATGGGTTTCCATAAACTTGGATCACGCTGCAACTTTTGATACATTGGCGATGGATGTGGAGCTCAAGCGGATGGTAATGGAAGATCTGGAGAGATTTGTTCAGAGAAAAGAATTCCATAGGAGAGTTGGGAAGGCTTGGAAACGTGGGTACCTCTTGTATGGCCCTCCT GTAACCCTATCAGGGCTTCTAAATTTTACAGATGGCCTATGGTCAAGTTGCGGGGACGAACGGATCATTGTGTTCACAACCAATCACAAGGACCGATTAGACCCTGCATTGCTTCGCCTTGGTGGCATCGACATGCACATTCACATGTCTTTTTGCACACCTAGTGGGTTCAAAATCCTTGCCTCTAATTATCTCCAAATTAATGATCACCCACTCTTCACAGAGATTGAAGAGCTAATAGAAAAGGTTAAGGTCACTCCTGCAATGGTTGCTGAGGAGCTCATGAAGAAAGGAAATCTTGAAGTTGCACTTAAAGGTCTCCTTGAATTCTTGCACTCCAAGGAGAAAGAAAGTGAGGAAGCAAAGATCAGTGAAACCCAAAAAGAAGACCCagacaagaaaaaaagggtagacTACTCCATATAA
- the LOC122064591 gene encoding AAA-ATPase At3g50940-like: MTISCTNMPSAKNILSMAASLGASAMLIRTILHDFIPHEVQDYIFSRLRRFINHFSSQLTIIIEEFDELTNNKVYEAAEIYLGNMSSPNTQTLRIIKSEEEKSLKVAMGRNEEIVDTFDGIQFKWSLVCTQIESKVFHDPRNINSSFRTEIRSFELSFHKKYKEKVLQSYLPYILEQSNSVKEENKTVKLFTVNELDNSQDAWISIYLDHPATFDTLAMDVELKRMVIEDLERFVQRKEFYRRVGKAWKRGYLLYSPHGTGKSSFIAAMANYLNLQLSYLWCNSELRRLLTAMANRSLLVVEDIDCTVKFHDRQGEGRASQQETQLTLSKLLNFIDGLWSSCGDERIIVFTTNHKNRLDYALLRPGCMDMHINMSFCTPCGFKLLASNYLQINDHPLFTEIEELIQKVEVTPAMVAEELMKRGNLEVTHKGLLEFLQSKNKESEEAKIINETKKGEPDQ; encoded by the exons ATGACTATTTCTTGCACTAACATGCCCTCTGCCAAAAACATATTATCCATGGCAGCCTCTCTGGGAGCTTCGGCAATGCTCATCCGGACTATATTGCATGATTTCATTCCTCATGAGGTGCAAGATTATATCTTCTCTAGACTTCGGAGATTCATCAACCATTTCTCCTCCCAACTCACTATTATCATCGAGGAATTTGATGAGCTCACAAACAATAAAGTCTACGAGGCTGCAGAGATCTACTTGGGCAACATGAGCTCTCCCAACACCCAAACACTAAGAATTATCAAATCCGAAGAGGAGAAGAGCCTCAAGGTCGCAAtgggaagaaatgaagagatAGTTGATACCTTTGATGGTATTCAATTCAAATGGAGTTTGGTTTGCACCCAAATCGAATCCAAGGTTTTCCACGACCCACGAAACATAAATTCCTCCTTTCGAACAGAAATCCGGTCATTCGAGCTCAGTTTTCATAAGAAATACAAAGAGAAGGTGTTACAATCTTATTTGCCCTACATATTGGAGCAATCCAATTCCGTGAAAGAAGAGAATAAGACAGTGAAGCTCTTCACTGTGAACGAACTTGACAACTCGCAAGATGCATGGATTTCCATATACCTGGATCACCCTGCAACTTTTGATACATTGGCGATGGATGTGGAGCTCAAGAGGATGGTAATAGAAGATCTGGAGAGATTTGTTCAGAGGAAAGAGTTCTATAGGAGAGTTGGAAAGGCTTGGAAACGTGGTTACCTCTTGTATAGCCCTCATGGAACAGGTAAATCGAGCTTTATTGCTGCCATGGCCAATTACCTCAACTTGCAGCTCAGTTACCTCTGGTGCAACTCTGAACTGAGGAGATTGTTGACAGCAATGGCAAACCGATCCTTACTAGTTGTGGAAGATATTGACTGCACAGTGAAGTTTCATGACCGACAAGGTGAGGGTAGAGCTTCACAACAAG AGACACAGTTAACCCTATCAAAGCTTCTAAATTTTATAGATGGCCTATGGTCAAGTTGTGGGGATGAGCGGATCATTGTGTTTACAACCAACCACAAGAACCGATTAGACTATGCATTGCTTCGCCCTGGTTGCATGGACATGCACATTAACATGTCCTTTTGCACTCCTTGTGGGTTCAAGCTCCTTGCTTCTAATTATCTCCAGATTAATGATCACCCACTCTTCACAGAGATTGAAGAGCTAATACAGAAAGTTGAGGTCACTCCTGCAATGGTAGCTGAGGAGCTCATGAAGAGAGGGAATCTAGAAGTTACACATAAGGGCCTCCTTGAATTCTTGCAGTCTAAGAACAAGGAAAGTGAGGAAGCAAAGATCATTAATGAAACCAAAAAAGGAGAACCAGACCAGTAA
- the LOC122064592 gene encoding receptor like protein 22-like produces the protein MSWWCFLIVFLFSFQTCFLSSPSAQLCLHDEKFALLQFKQKHYAVNSYSDYYHPLESWNKPNTDCCYWEGITCNGTTGHVVGLDLPDSSLNGSIHSNSTLFHLRHLRMLNLSWNQFDYFAPSGFDKLSRLTHLSFSGNSFSGQIPSQIAQLTDLVSLDLSSNNFGGQIPSEISQLTKLVFLDLSNNNYNSISQLEIPNLRAFVQNLSRLRELRLDGVDLSAQKNRDWCRHLSSALPNLHVLSMMNCSLTDPLDASISGLRFLSELYLDLNQNLSSTIPSYLVNLTSLTVLSLYRCGFHGDFPSNVFLQPNLIQIDLSVNPLLSVQLPEFPQVNNSSLQYLDASSTKFQRKFPSSIGNLKFLKELHLWGCNLSGPIPPSLANLTSLTSLDLIVNNLSGQIPSFFRGSFPNLEYLRLGDNLLQGPIYSYLFSHSLPLLSFLDLSGNQFSGLIINEEPNHNISSFSSPHVLSKSKATPLFVDLSFNDFGHMVEDTNHSYDGRHNFVNTSRIRGLEMTSCNISQIPEFLWNQKELNWLYLSSNRISKFPDFFRDLKSLRHLSFSSNRIDGAIPKWIWQFQNLSYLDLSNNSLTGLELPLPPNSHSFNIEYLDLDSNKIQDYLSTAPCSSQTFNQSNSDQFVSPILGNLTSLLSKASFYFSISDNKLTGKIPLSICNVRNLDILDLSNNQLSGTIPTCLASSTNLEVLNLESNKLYGPIPPTFKNGCILHTLKLNNNALQGKVPRSLGNCKELKVLDIGYNQLNGTFPYWFENLSELQVLVMRSNNFGGFIGQISHVDSPFPNLHVIDLSFNAFMGNLPWQYILHWRAMMIVENNSDLNYLYFQAKSNPYDYYQDTVAITFKGLYLEMPGILTTLITIDLSNNNFKGEIPDALGNLKALKVLNLSGNSLTGQIPFSLGNLSELESLDLSRNKLSGKIPRQLTSLTFLSILNVSYNNLVGGIPQGSQFDTFSNASYEGNAGLCGLPLSRKCGITEKALPPASTSQQNDDSTSLLDWKFVVAGYCSGLIIGLVAGQQLFWRNNQYFGCIFRIKGSKQKKGLKKKHHNRRK, from the coding sequence TCGAATGCTTAACCTCTCTTGGAATCAATTCGACTACTTTGCTCCATCCGGGTTTGATAAACTCTCCAGGTTAACACATCTCAGCTTTTCTGGTAACTCTTTTTCTGGACAAATTCCATCACAGATAGCACAACTCACAGATTTGGTTTCTCTTGATCTTTCTTCGAACAATTTTGGGGGCCAAATCCCATCTGAAATCTCACAACTGACCAAGTTGGTTTTCCTTGACCTCTCTAACAACAATTATAATAGTATTTCCCAACTTGAAATCCCTAATTTGAGAGCATTTGTTCAAAACCTATCTAGGTTGAGAGAATTGCGTCTTGATGGGGTGGACTTATCAGctcaaaaaaatagagattgGTGTCGTCACTTGTCATCCGCACTCCCTAATCTTCATGTGCTATCGATGATGAATTGTTCACTTACAGACCCCTTGGATGCATCCATCTCAGGCCTTCGTTTCCTCTCGGAGCTCTACCTTGACTTAAACCAAAATCTCTCTTCCACAATACCAAGTTATTTGGTGAACCTCACTTCTTTGACTGTCCTTAGTCTCTACCGATGTGGATTCCATGGAGATTTTCCGAGCAATGTTTTCCTTCAACCTAACCTGATACAGATTGACTTATCTGTTAATCCTCTCCTCTCAGTTCAGTTGCCTGAATTTCCCCAAGTCAACAACAGTTCTCTTCAATATCTGGATGCTAGCAGCACGAAATTCCAACGGAAGTTTCCAAGTTCAATTGGGAATCTCAAGTTTTTGAAGGAATTACATCTCTGGGGTTGCAACTTGTCTGGACCAATCCCACCTTCTCTTGCAAACCTTACCAGCCTTACAAGTTTAGATCTCATAGTGAATAATCTCAGTGGTCAAATTCCTTCCTTTTTCAGGGGTAGCTTTCCCAATCTTGAGTATTTACGGTTGGGGGACAATTTACTCCAAGGGCCAATCTATTCTTATTTGTTTTCACACTCACTCCCACTATTGAGTTTTCTGGACTTGTCTGGTAATCAATTCAGTGGGCTCATAATAAATGAGGAGCCTAATCAcaacatttcttctttttctagtcCACATGTACTTTCCAAAAGTAAAGCAACACCTCTGTTTGTGGACCTTTCATTTAATGACTTTGGCCACATGGTAGAAGATACAAATCATTCCTACGATGGCCGCCACAACTTTGTCAACACTAGTCGAATTCGGGGATTGGAGATGACATCTTGCAATATTAGTCAAATCCCAGAATTCCTCTGGAACCAAAAGGAATTGAATTGGCTATACCTTTCTTCCAATAGAATTAGCAAATTCCCAGACTTCTTTAGGGACCTCAAGTCATTGCGTCATTTAAGTTTCTCTAGTAATAGAATTGATGGTGCAATACCCAAATGGATATGGCAATTTCAGAATTTGTCATATCTAGACCTTTCTAATAACTCCTTGACAGGTCTGGAATTGCCATTACCACCTAATAGTCACTCCTTCAACATTGAGTATCTTGATCTTGACTCAAACAAAATACAAGACTATCTTTCAACAGCTCCATGCTCTTCACAGACATTCAATCAATCTAACAGTGATCAGTTTGTGTCTCCAATCTTAGGGAATCTCACATCCCTTCTCTCTAAAGCCAGTTTCTACTTTTCCATTTCAGATAACAAATTAACTGGAAAAATCCCTTTGTCAATCTGCAATGTAAGGAATCTAGATATTTTGGATTTATCCAATAACCAGTTGAGTGGCACCATTCCAACATGCCTTGCCAGTAGCACCAATTTGGAGGTACTAAATTTAGAGAGCAACAAATTATATGGACCAATCCCTCCTACTTTCAAAAATGGATGCATTCTACATACACTCAAGCTCAATAACAATGCACTTCAAGGGAAAGTTCCAAGATCATTGGGCAACTGCAAGGAGCTGAAGGTGTTAGATATTGGGTACAACCAGTTGAATGGTACCTTTCCATATTGGTTTGAAAATCTCTCTGAATTGCAGGTTCTTGTCATGAGATCTAACAACTTTGGTGGTTTCATTGGACAAATTTCCCATGTTGATTCTCCCTTCCCAAATCTACATGTCATTGACCTCTCTTTCAATGCTTTTATGGGAAACTTACCATGgcaatatattcttcattggAGGGCAATGATGATTGTTGAGAACAATTCAGATTTGAATTACCTCTACTTCCAAGCAAAGTCTAATCCCTATGATTACTATCAAGACACAGTTGCTATTACGTTCaagggactatacttggaaatgccAGGAATTTTAACCACCCTCATCACCATAGATCTATCCAACAACAACTTCAAAGGAGAGATTCCAGATGCTTTGGGCAATTTAAAAGCACTTAAGGTCCTCAACTTGTCAGGAAATAGCCTCACAGGTcaaattccattttccttggGGAATCTAAGCGAACTTGAATCATTAGATCTTTCAAGAAACAAACTTTCAGGAAAAATCCCAAGGCAATTGACAAGTTTGACCTTCCTTTCAATCTTGAATGTATCATATAATAATCTCGTAGGAGGTATACCACAAGGGAGCCAATTTGACACATTTTCAAATGCTTCCTATGAGGGAAATGCAGGTCTATGTGGGTTGCCTTTGTCAAGGAAGTGTGGAATAACTGAGAAAGCATTACCTCCAGCATCAACGTCCCAACAAAATGATGATTCAACAAGTCTACTTGATTGGAAATTTGTCGTAGCTGGGTATTGCTCTGGTTTAATAATTGGATTGGTTGCAGGACAACAATTGTTTTGGAGAAACAACCAATACTTTGGATGTATTTTCAGAATCAAAGGATCTAAGCAGAAGAAAGGATTAAAGAAGAAACACCAcaacagaagaaaatga